The following proteins are co-located in the Solanum pennellii chromosome 8, SPENNV200 genome:
- the LOC107027865 gene encoding cation/H(+) antiporter 15-like translates to MAEEIIITNAENKIDDAIVCYAPTMITTSGIWQGDNPLDYSLPLFIVQLTLVVAITRLLVFILKPIRQPRVIAEILGGVILGPSVLGRSSTFANTIFPQRSVMVLETMANIGLLYFLFLIGVEMDIAVLRRNSKKSLLIAIAGMVLPFIIGSSFSVLLHDKSQNTKEETFILFLGLALSVTSFPVLARILAELKLINSEIGRIAMSASLINDMLAWIVLAFAIAFSENKDMSIATLWVILSSIAFICVCFFVIRPLIGRRISQTPEGESISEFNICLILTGVMISGFITDVIGTHSVFGAFVFGLIIPSGPLGLTLIERLEDFVSGLLLPLFFAISGLKTEISAIDSVATWGVLCVVIFLACAGKVIGVVIVTLYYKMPFYEGLSLGLLMNAKGLVEMIVLNVGKDQKVLDEKSFAIMVIVAIGMTAIITPIVTIVYKPSRNFTPYKRRTVQKTKLDREFRVLVSIHTPKAVPTIISLLEASCPTKKSPICIYVLHLVELTGRASGMLVVHNMRKIGRPAMNRTQAQSDHIINAFENFEKSAGCVYVQPLTAISPYSTMHEDICVLAEEKRVALIIIPFHKQQTVDGGLETTNTSFRTINQNVLANAPCSVGILVDRGLTRSTVNQISHHVAVLFFGGPDDREALAYAWRMSEHPNINLTVMRFLPGDTTIEASRSDSTNNKNDYSVLTVETERDREKQLDEEYVAEFRTKTGNDGSIVYIERIVNHGEETVAAIRSIDNSHDLFIVGRGQGTSSPLTAGITDWSECPELGAIGDLLASSDFAMKASALVVQQYVGIGSGDPLITPDSPSVHYQPFNLDHSSHRSRNSYTEQQQQQLPEFHSQQ, encoded by the exons ATGGCGGAAGAGATAATAATAACTAACGCGGAAAATAAAATCGATGATGCGATAGTATGTTACGCACCAACGATGATCACTACGAGTGGAATATGGCAAGGTGATAATCCACTTGATTATTCATTGCCACTCTTTATTGTGCAATTGACATTGGTGGTTGCCATCACTCGACTACTAGTTTTTATCTTGAAACCTATTCGTCAACCTCGTGTTATTGCTGAGATTCTT GGTGGTGTAATTTTGGGTCCATCAGTATTGGGAAGAAGTAGCACATTTGCTAATACAATATTTCCTCAAAGAAGTGTTATGGTACTTGAAACAATGGCAAATATTGGTCTTCTTTACTTCCTATTTCTAATAGGGGTAGAAATGGACATTGCTGTTCTTCGTCGAAATAGTAAAAAATCATTGCTTATAGCAATAGCAGGGATGGTATTGCCATTTATAATAGGAAGTTCATTTTCCGTCTTATTGCATGATAAGTCACAAAACACAAAAGAAGAAACTTTCATTCTCTTCCTTGGCCTCGCGCTTTCTGTTACTTCATTTCCTGTTCTTGCTAGAATCCTCGCGGAACTCAAACTTATCAACTCTGAAATTGGGAGAATCGCCATGTCTGCTTCACTCATTAATGATATGTTAGCATGGATTGTCTTAGCTTTTGCAATCGCCTTTTCTGAGAACAAAGACATGAGTATAGCTACTCTTTGGGTGATCCTATCAAGTATTGCATTCATTTGTGTATGTTTTTTCGTCATTAGGCCATTGATTGGAAGGAGAATAAGTCAAACTCCAGAAGGCGAATCGATTAGTGAGTTCAACATATGTCTCATTCTAACAGGAGTTATGATATCTGGATTCATAACTGATGTTATTGGAACACATTCTGTTTTTGGTGCTTTTGTGTTTGGCTTGATCATACCTAGTGGTCCTCTTGGTTTAACACTTATAGAAAGGCTAGAAGACTTCGTATCGGGCCTTCTGTTACCTCTTTTTTTCGCCATTAGTGGTCTCAAAACAGAGATTTCTGCTATTGATAGTGTTGCAACATGGggagttttatgtgttgttataTTCTTGGCTTGTGCTGGTAAAGTTATAGGTGTTGTCATTGTAACACTCTATTACAAAATGCCATTTTATGAAGGCCTTTCTCTTGGTCTTCTCATGAATGCTAAAGGCCTTGTTGAGATGATTGTTCTCAATGTTGGTAAAGACCAAAAG GTTCTTGATGAAAAATCTTTTGCTATAATGGTGATTGTAGCAATTGGCATGACTGCAATCATCACTCCTATTGTGACAATAGTCTACAAACCATCAAGAAATTTCACCCCGTATAAGAGAAGAACAGTTCAGAAAACAAAGTTGGATAGGGAATTTCGAGTGCTCGTTAGCATCCACACACCTAAAGCAGTTCCAACAATCATAAGTCTACTTGAAGCATCATGTCCAACGAAGAAATCACCGATATGTATATATGTCCTACACCTTGTAGAACTTACTGGTCGCGCATCTGGAATGCTTGTTGTTCATAACATGCGTAAAATAGGAAGGCCAGCTATGAACAGAACACAAGCTCAATCTGATCATATCATCAATGCATTTGAGAACTTTGAGAAAAGTGCAGGATGCGTCTACGTGCAGCCACTCACTGCAATCTCCCCTTACTCAACTATGCATGAAGACATTTGTGTTTTAGCTGAGGAGAAACGCGTGGCACTAATCATAATCCCTTTCCACAAGCAACAAACGGTTGATGGTGGACTAGAAACTACAAATACATCATTCCGAACAATTAACCAGAATGTATTAGCAAATGCACCTTGCTCGGTTGGGATACTAGTAGATAGAGGCTTAACAAGATCAACAGTTAACCAAATCTCACACCATGTTGCAGTGTTGTTCTTTGGAGGACCAGATGATCGCGAAGCATTAGCTTATGCTTGGAGAATGAGTGAACACCCCAACATTAACCTAACAGTTATGCGTTTCCTCCCTGGAGATACAACAATTGAAGCAAGTAGATCAGACTCAACAAACAACAAGAATGACTATAGTGTACTAACAGTTGAAACAGAACGCGATAGGGAAAAACAGCTAGACGAGGAATATGTAGCAGAATTCAGGACAAAAACAGGAAACGATGGATCAATAGTATACATTGAAAGAATAGTGAATCATGGAGAAGAGACGGTAGCAGCAATAAGGTCAATAGATAACTCACACGACTTGTTCATAGTCGGTAGAGGACAAGGGACTAGCTCCCCGTTAACAGCAGGGATAACTGATTGGAGCGAGTGCCCTGAGCTAGGCGCCATTGGAGATCTCTTAGCATCATCAGATTTCGCGATGAAAGCTTCAGCATTAGTGGTGCAACAATATGTAGGTATAGGATCCGGGGATCCATTGATCACTCCGGATAGTCCTAGCGTGCATTATCAACCCTTCAACCTCGATCATTCAAGTCATAGGTCACGAAACAGCTACacagaacaacaacaacaacaattacccGAATTTCATTCACAACAATGA
- the LOC107027943 gene encoding 14 kDa proline-rich protein DC2.15-like: MAKFGATLVLTLNILFFTMVSSTYVPCPPPPHHKPHPKPHPXSTPSTPSTPSTPSSKGKCPKDTLKLNACANLLNDLVHLVIGSSPAKTKCCSLIHGLADLDAAVCLCTALKANLLGINLNVPLSLSLLLNNCGKYVPKDFQC; this comes from the exons atgGCCAAGTTTGGTGCAACCCTAGTTCTCACATTGAACATTCTTTTCTTCACTATGGTTAGTTCCACTTATGTCCCATGTCCACCACCCCCACACCACAAACCCCACCCCAAACCCCACCC NNNCTCTACCCCTTCCACCCCCTCTACCCCCTCCACCCCATCATCAAAGGGAAAGTGCCCAAAGGACACACTAAAGCTAAATGCTTGTGCCAATTTGCTAAATGACTTAGTGCACCTTGTTATTGGAAGTAGCCCAGCCAAGACTAAATGTTGCTCTTTAATTCATGGACTTGCTGATCTTGATGCTGCTGTTTGCCTTTGCACTGCCCTTAAAGCTAATCTATTGGGAATTAACCTAAATGTTCCACTTTCACTCAGCTTGTTACTCAACAACTGTGGCAAATATGTCCCAAAGGACTTCCAATGTTAA